ACCGATTTTTACCATATCGGAAAAAACAGGGGTAATGAGCGGAGGGGCCTGGTAATTTTCGCGATAGGTGTCGATAAGGGCGTAGCCTGAAAGCTGGGAGAAAAGATCGGCAAAAACTTCATCGCTGTCAACTACGCGATATTGTATCTCATAGTGTGATTTTTTCGGGGCAAAAAGAGAAGCAAAGAGCCGGCCTCCGGTTATCAAGTCCTGTTCGTCAAACTGATATCCCTTCTTTTTCAAGATCAGGCTATGCGATCCTTTCTTGATGAAATCCGTAAGGGGAGTAGCACCTATATAACGGCCATCCAGCAAAACCGCGGCACCAGGAGGGAGCGAATCAATGGTAACCTTTTCACCGGGATTTTTTATACCGGGAAGGAGGAGCAGTACAAAGAGTAGTGCGATTACAACCAACGCGTAGATCACCGAAAGATATACACCAGGACGGATCCCGAATACCTTTGGCAGTTTTACTTCCACCGGCTTCTCATCCGGCCCTTTTTCACCTTTCATGGCACAAGAGTATCTGTCGACTGTGAGCTTGTCAACGATGCTCTGTTGTGGTAGGTTGCTGTTTATGGAACGATGGATCGATTCGGTTGAACGCACGACGGAACGTTATTTGACCTGGAGAAAACGAAGGCATCTTGCACGACAGGCCAAACAGGCAAAAAAAAATGTTATAGTCGACTGGATCGAGGCCTTTTTATGGGCCGCCATGGTTGTCTTGTTGATTAACCAGTATCTTTTTCAGGCCTATCAAATCCCCTCCGGTTCAATGATCGATACCTTGTTGATCAAAGATCGTATCTTTGTCAATAAGCTTATTTATGGACCGGAATTAGTTCCCGGGACCGCTAAGCTTTCCAGTCCTATTAAACCGAAGCGAAACGAAGTTATTATTTTCGAAAACCCCAGTTACCTTTCCAAGGGTAGTGTATTCGATGTTTTTCAACGTATCATTTATATGTTGACATTTTCTCTTGTCGATATCGATAGCGATCCCAGCGGTGCACCTCGTCCTCATTTTCTCATCAAACGTGCCGTTGGCGTCGAGGGGGATCGCATCACCGTTGACCGCGGAGAGGTGTACATAAAACCGAAAGGTTTATCTTCTTACCTTCCGGAGAAAGAGTTTCGCACGCTTGCCGGTTATGACG
This window of the Sediminispirochaeta bajacaliforniensis DSM 16054 genome carries:
- the lepB gene encoding signal peptidase I; protein product: MERWIDSVERTTERYLTWRKRRHLARQAKQAKKNVIVDWIEAFLWAAMVVLLINQYLFQAYQIPSGSMIDTLLIKDRIFVNKLIYGPELVPGTAKLSSPIKPKRNEVIIFENPSYLSKGSVFDVFQRIIYMLTFSLVDIDSDPSGAPRPHFLIKRAVGVEGDRITVDRGEVYIKPKGLSSYLPEKEFRTLAGYDDPTRRMIAADDYPAIEASAMQEAYGLIGLAAPASLSQRVDGGPATTTDMFQQMKARLRVLYQAYPGESRYGEAWRQQETGWYIPKGWIFPMGDNRDNSRDARYFGPVSLKKVLGRAMFKYWPLGRIGAIR